Proteins from a genomic interval of Zerene cesonia ecotype Mississippi unplaced genomic scaffold, Zerene_cesonia_1.1 Zces_u001, whole genome shotgun sequence:
- the LOC119838222 gene encoding putative tRNA pseudouridine synthase Pus10, producing MDNKPLYKFCKELGCCDVCCFRFMGYKKPSVYIDVKKCAEKYLDGEQNDALNCRNSLDESNLEDKLNEVSNNMTAEDMQTDIQINESEGCVKEYSVQNKRNSVTYNCKESPILPPCKKRKVDVCVSCLGVLQEDYWEDTISSIKEIFQKKRYECETYTCGLSAPISTILRESIIALKIKDTFPDYDPNTITPLKDAWKMTFRERVAVNIDKMFNMDSPLLITVHLDYPDDLQELEILKRVSSDLFKSRSKQKRRFPTEFTRQSVEQALENATLATLSACGASLEAHEHAQCVSVVCAHAPAYLAGRYIKLSRNLPQSPWVLDGRRVLPTSVQEIIFGPLAKLFNFSETEVESRLKFIAAGREDVDVRCLGEGRPFAIEISDPLRQLKLEELQLACEEVSKSGDVVVKSLTYVSRDDLAQLKKGEETKCKTYEALCVKLTHSKFDDDATGAVKITEKDINFINTYRNTELTDCARVNITQKTPIRVLHRRPLLNRSRQVLELSARPVPEHPHLFLLHIVTSAGTYVKEWIHGELARSRPSLSHLLAADIDLLALDVTKVHLDWPPTRCE from the exons ATGGATAACAAACCTTTATACAAGTTTTGTAAGGAACTTGGATGTTGTGACGTGTGCTGTTTTCGATTTATGGGCTATAAAAAGCCTAGTGTTTACATTGATGTTAAGAAATGTGCCGAAAAG TATCTAGATGGCGAACAAAATGATGCATTAAACTGTAGGAATAGCTTAGATGAGTCTAACTTAGAAGATAAGTTAAATGAAGTATCAAACAATATGACTGCTGAGGATATGCAAAcagatattcaaataaatgaatcagAAGGTTGCGTCAAGGAATATTCCGTACAAAATAAGAGGAATTCTGTTACATATAATTGTAAGGAAAGTCCAATATTGCCTCCCTGTAAAAAACGAAAGGTAGATGTGTGCGTGAGCTGTCTTGGTGTGCTGCAGGAAGATTATTGGGAAGATACCATTAGCAGTATCAAGGAaatatttcagaaaaaaag ATATGAATGTGAAACGTACACCTGTGGCTTATCTGCACCAATATCGACGATACTCCGTGAGAGTATAAtcgcattaaaaattaaagacacgTTCCCGGATTATGACCCAA ATACAATTACCCCGTTAAAAGATGCATGGAAGATGACATTCAGAGAGAGGGTAGCGGTCAATATAGATAAGATGTTCAATATGGACTCACCACTTCTCATAACCGTGCATTTAGATTATCCTGATGATTtacag gaaTTGGAAATTCTTAAAAGGGTGTCGTCGGATCTATTTAAATCGCGCAGCAAACAGAAGAGACGCTTCCCCACTGAGTTCACAAGACAATCCGTGGAGCAG GCGTTAGAGAACGCGACGCTGGCAACATTGTCCGCATGCGGCGCCAGCCTCGAAGCGCACGAGCATGCGCAGTGCGTGAGCGTTGTGTGTGCGCACGCGCCGGCCTACTTGGCGGGGAG gtacataaaattaagcaGAAACCTGCCGCAATCGCCGTGGGTGTTGGACGGTAGGAGAGTCCTACCAACTTCGGTGCAGGAAATTATATTCGGGCCTTTAGCTAAGTTATTTAA TTTCTCGGAAACGGAAGTGGAAAGTCGGTTGAAATTCATCGCGGCGGGTCGGGAGGACGTCGACGTGCGGTGCCTCGGAGAGGGGAGGCCGTTCGCTATCGAG ATATCTGATCCTTTGAGGCAATTGAAGTTAGAGGAATTGCAACTAGCGTGTGAGGAAGTTAGTAAAAGCGGCGATGTGGTTGTTAAGTCGTTAACTTATGTTAGCAG AGATGATTTAGCGCAGCTAAAGAAAGGGGAAGAGACGAAATGCAAGACGTACGAGGCGCTGTGTGTTAAATTAACTCACTCGAAGTTTGATGAT GACGCGACAGGCGCCGTGAAAATAACAGAGAAAGACATAAACTTCATAAACACGTATCGCAACACGGAGCTGACCGACTGCGCCCGAGTGAATATAACCCAGAAGACGCCGATACGCGTGCTGCATCGCCGCCCGCTGCTGAACCGCTCCCGGCAAGTGTTGGAGCTGAGCGCCAGGCCTGTGCCCG aACACCCGCATCTATTTCTCCTGCACATAGTGACGTCAGCGGGGACATATGTAAAGGAGTGGATTCACGGGGAGTTGGCGAGGAGCAGGCCGTCTCTCTCGCACCTGTTGGCGGCGGATATAGACTTGCTCGCTCTAGACGTGACCAAAGTGCATTTGGACTGGCCGCCGACACgttgtgaataa